A region from the Nitrospira sp. genome encodes:
- a CDS encoding DUF1059 domain-containing protein has product MADKQYKQLGCLDVQPGGGCGFQVRAETEAELMQLVATHAKQCHKLDTIPPEMVSAVQAAVKTVTIAV; this is encoded by the coding sequence ATGGCGGACAAACAGTACAAGCAACTGGGATGTCTGGATGTTCAACCGGGAGGCGGCTGCGGATTCCAGGTGCGGGCAGAGACGGAAGCGGAACTGATGCAGTTGGTCGCGACCCACGCCAAGCAGTGCCACAAACTGGACACGATCCCACCGGAGATGGTGTCCGCAGTACAAGCCGCGGTCAAGACCGTCACAATCGCTGTTTAG